From the genome of Burkholderia pyrrocinia:
GGAAGAAATCGTCAGTCCACTCGCGCAGCGCATTCTCGATCTGCCGAGCCGGCAATTCGGCGAGCGGCCCGCTTGCCGTCGCCCAGACCACGTACTCGAGGCACGTGGCGTTCGCATCGTCATCGGGCAGCAGCACGAGTTCGACCTGGCCGCGCAGCGCGCCGAGGCCGTCGGCCCGCGCCTTGAAATTGATCACGCGGCGCGGCTGCCCTTCCGCGTCGCCCTGCTCGCCGGCCGCATGCGCACGCACGTCGTAGTGCGCACGGAGCGGGCCGAGCGGCACCGTGATCGTCAGCGCGAACTCGCCGTGCGCGAGCTTCTCGAACGATTCGCAATGGTCGAAGCTCGCCCGCAGCAATGCGGGATCCTCGAAGGCTTCCCGCACGACAGGCAGCGCGAGCGGGACGCGTAACGTGTCGTTCAGTTCCATGGTGCCTCCCCGATGAACGCGCGCCGCATCAGGACGTCTCGACGAGACTGTCGATCCGTGCGACATCGAAGGCAACGTAGTGCGCGAGCGCGGCCGCCGCCTCCTTCGGTTCCTCGTAACTCCATGCGGCGTTCTCGATCACGCCGTCTTCCGTCTGCAAGTCGAAATGCACGGCCTGCCCCCTGAACGGGCAGGCTGTCGTAACGCCCGATTTCACGAGCCTGCGCATGTTGACGTCGCGGCGCGGCAGGTAATGGACGTCCGGCCGCCCCGTTTCGCGCACGGTCAGCACGCCGTGCGAATCGGCATACGTGATGCCGTGATGGATCACGCGCACGCGATGGCGGTTCGGCACGATTTCAAGGTGAGGATCGGCTGCATCGGACATCGTTTCTCCTTCGGGCGGCCCGGCAGGCAGGCCGGTGGCAGGAAACGAAAAAAGCCACGGCACGCATGCCGTGGCTTTCATTATGGGCGAAACTTCGTCCGATTGCGCGCCCCGGGCCGGGGCCGCGCGCGGCGGGCTACTGCGCGCTCCACTGGAATGCGGTTTTCGCGCCGCCCTTCGCGCCGACCGTGACGGCGCGGGATTCTTCGTTGCCCTGGTACGTCGCATGCACCGTATAGCGCCCCGGCGGCACCTGCACGAGCATGTACGGCCCGCGCGCGTCGGTTTTCAGCACTTCGGCACCCTTGTCGTCGACGATCCGCACATGGACGTCGGCCAGGAATTCGCCGCCCTTGCCGGTGAAGCGCAGCGCCAGCGGCCACTTCGCCTCGTTGCGCTGGAACGCCGTCGATTCGTCCTGCCCGACGCCGCCGGACACGAAGGCGACGTCGCCCTGCTGGCGCGCAGCGGGCAAGCCGTCCGACTGCGCGTACGCGCCGGTCGCGCCGGCTGCGAAGCCGGCGGCCAACGCCACGGCGACGGCAAATCGGGACACGTTGCGTAGATATTGCATGGCTCTCTCCTTTGGGTCGGAACACATACGGGGCGCCACGCCACGGGGTCGGACGGCGGCGGCGCCCGCCGCGGCCGGCCTGGCCGGCCGTCGGTCGTCGCCGGTCAGCTCAGGTCGACCGGCACGAAGATCTGTGCATTATCGCGCTGGATCAGCAGCGCAAGACTGTTGCCCGCGCCCTTCACCGCGTCGCGCAACTGCTCGGGGCTCGTGACCGGGCGGCCGTTGACCGCGAGGATCACGTCGCCGGGCTGGATCCCCGCGTTGGCGGCCGGCCCGCCGGCCTGCTGCACGATCAGCCCGTGCGACAGGTTGTCGGCACTGCGCTCCTGCGGCGACAGCGGACGCACCGCGACGCCCAGGCGGCCCTGCTCGACCGGCCCGTTGTCGTTCGACGCGAGTTTCGCATCGGCCATCGCGCCGAGCATCACGCTGATCGACTTCTTCGACTTGTCGCGCCAGATCTGCAGGTCGGCCTTCGAACCGGGCTTCAGGTTCGCGATCTGCGCAGGCAGCGACGTCGAATCGGCGACCGGCGAGCCGTTGACCGACAGGATCACGTCACCCGGCTGCAGGCCCGCCTTCGCGGCCGGGCCGTTCGGGTCGACCGAGCTGACGAGCGCGCCGTCCGGCTTCTGCAGCCCGAACGAGCTCGCGAGGGTCTGGTTCAGCCCCTGCACGGCAACGCCGAGACGGCCGCGGCTCACGTGGCCCGTCTTCACGAGTTCGTCCTTCACCTTGATCGCCTCGTTGATCGGGATCGCGAACGACAGGCCCTGGAAGCCGCCCGTCTGCGAATAGATCATCGAGTTGATGCCGATCACCTCGCCCTGCAGGTTGAACAGCGGGCCGCCCGAGTTGCCGGGGTTCACCGGCACGTCGGTCTGGATGAACGGCGTGTAGTTCTCGTCCGGCAGCGCGCGCGACTTCGCGCTGATGATGCCCGACGTGACCGTGTTGTCGAAGCCGTACGGCGAACCGATCGCGACGACCCACTGGCCGACCTTGCTCTGCGCCGGATCGCCGATCTTCACGGTCGGCAGGCCGCTCGCGTCGATCTTCAGCACCGCGACGTCGGACTGCTTGTCGGAGCCAACGACCTTCGCCTTGTATTCGCGCTTGTCGGTCAGCCTGACCGTGACGACGTTCGCGCCGTCGATCACGTGCGCATTGGTGAGGATGTACCCGTCGGAACTGACGACGAACCCGGAACCGAGGCTCGCGCTCGGCTGGTCGTCCGGCTGCGCGTCGCCGCCCATCCCCGGCACCTGGCCGTAGAAATGCTTGAAGAACTGGTAGAACGGGTCGCTCGGGTCGATCGGCAGTTGCGGCTGCGGCACGCGCCGCGACACCTGTTTCACGACGTGCTTCGCGCTGATGTTCACGACTGCGGGGCCGTAGGTCTCGAC
Proteins encoded in this window:
- a CDS encoding CoxG family protein, with translation MELNDTLRVPLALPVVREAFEDPALLRASFDHCESFEKLAHGEFALTITVPLGPLRAHYDVRAHAAGEQGDAEGQPRRVINFKARADGLGALRGQVELVLLPDDDANATCLEYVVWATASGPLAELPARQIENALREWTDDFFREFCAVVQAKHGLAPNRANPAAQRRQHVFLRPASLMAATKRPLPPHLGGALTGRAASALHHRGSGTVPVWAWVAMIVFVALLLYAARWINGG
- a CDS encoding DUF427 domain-containing protein, translated to MSDAADPHLEIVPNRHRVRVIHHGITYADSHGVLTVRETGRPDVHYLPRRDVNMRRLVKSGVTTACPFRGQAVHFDLQTEDGVIENAAWSYEEPKEAAAALAHYVAFDVARIDSLVETS
- a CDS encoding carboxypeptidase-like regulatory domain-containing protein codes for the protein MQYLRNVSRFAVAVALAAGFAAGATGAYAQSDGLPAARQQGDVAFVSGGVGQDESTAFQRNEAKWPLALRFTGKGGEFLADVHVRIVDDKGAEVLKTDARGPYMLVQVPPGRYTVHATYQGNEESRAVTVGAKGGAKTAFQWSAQ
- a CDS encoding DegQ family serine endoprotease — translated: MNTRFLARGAVAVAVAAALSAGYFAGTRRADPQIITPAQAAALMPAEAAAKTGIPDFSGLVETYGPAVVNISAKHVVKQVSRRVPQPQLPIDPSDPFYQFFKHFYGQVPGMGGDAQPDDQPSASLGSGFVVSSDGYILTNAHVIDGANVVTVRLTDKREYKAKVVGSDKQSDVAVLKIDASGLPTVKIGDPAQSKVGQWVVAIGSPYGFDNTVTSGIISAKSRALPDENYTPFIQTDVPVNPGNSGGPLFNLQGEVIGINSMIYSQTGGFQGLSFAIPINEAIKVKDELVKTGHVSRGRLGVAVQGLNQTLASSFGLQKPDGALVSSVDPNGPAAKAGLQPGDVILSVNGSPVADSTSLPAQIANLKPGSKADLQIWRDKSKKSISVMLGAMADAKLASNDNGPVEQGRLGVAVRPLSPQERSADNLSHGLIVQQAGGPAANAGIQPGDVILAVNGRPVTSPEQLRDAVKGAGNSLALLIQRDNAQIFVPVDLS